The genomic stretch CGGTAGATGATCCCGAGGCGGGCCGGCGTCATCCCGAAGACCGCCTGGTCGGAGGCGATCCGGATGTCGCACGCCACCGCCATCTCGAGCCCTCCGCCGAAGGCGAAGCCGTTCAGCATCGCGATCACCGGCGAAGGGAACGACTCGATCGCCCGGATCATGTCGTCGAACGGGTTGCTGGAGAGGAGCACCTGGGCCTCGCCGCTCCCTCCGGCGGGGATCTGGGTGATGTCGTATCCCGCGCAGAACGCCTCGCTCCCCTCCCCCCGCAGGATGAGGCAGCGCGTCTCCTCTCCGGAGAGCCGGACCAGCGCCGCCCTCAACTCGTTCAGGATCTTCAGGTTCAGCGCGTTTTTCTTCGCCGGGTTGGAGAGAACGACGGTCGCCACCCCCCCGTCACGCTCCACGATCACCTTGCCGCCCATTTCGCCCCCTTTCCCGGTTGTGCCGGGTCACGCGCCCATTATAATGAAACCATGACATTGGTCACCGTGTTCCATTGAGGTCCCACACACCCGCCGGACAAGGAGGACGCGCCATGAACCCGGAATATCCCAAGGACGTGAAGCTGAAGGATGGTGTGACGATCACGCTCAAGCCGTTCGAGCGGAAGGACAAGGAGGCCCTGTTCACCTTCTTCCAGCGGCTTCCGGAGGGGGACCGGATCTTCCTCAAGGACAACGTGGCGGACCCCTCCGTGATCGAGCGGTGGGCGACCGAGCTCAACTACGACCGGATCTACCCGCTCCTCGCCTGGAAGGGGAACGACATCGTGGCGGACGCCACGCTGCACAAGAACCTCGGCGGGTGGATGAAGCACGTCGGGACGATCCGGATCGTCGTGGCGAAAGACTTCCACCGGAAGGGGATGGGGAGCCTCCTCGCCAACGAGCTGTTCCTCCACGCCTTGAAGTCGGGCCTCGAGAAGGTGGTGGCCGAGGTGATGGAGTCGCAGCCGGGCGCGAAGCGGGTGTTCGAGAAACTGGGCTTCAAGCTCGAGGCGACGTTCCGCGGGCACGTGCGCGACCAGATCGGCGTGCGGCACGACCTGCTCGTCCTGACGAAGGACCTCGAGGAGTTCTGGGCGAACATCCAGACCCACGAGTACTTCTCCTACCCCACCCGCGAAATGGAGGGCTGACCCCAAAACCGGGACGTTCACAGAACTCCCACAGAACCGGGACAGACATCAGTCGCATTATTAGTAAGAGGG from Deltaproteobacteria bacterium encodes the following:
- a CDS encoding GNAT family N-acetyltransferase, with amino-acid sequence MNPEYPKDVKLKDGVTITLKPFERKDKEALFTFFQRLPEGDRIFLKDNVADPSVIERWATELNYDRIYPLLAWKGNDIVADATLHKNLGGWMKHVGTIRIVVAKDFHRKGMGSLLANELFLHALKSGLEKVVAEVMESQPGAKRVFEKLGFKLEATFRGHVRDQIGVRHDLLVLTKDLEEFWANIQTHEYFSYPTREMEG
- a CDS encoding enoyl-CoA hydratase/isomerase family protein, coding for MGGKVIVERDGGVATVVLSNPAKKNALNLKILNELRAALVRLSGEETRCLILRGEGSEAFCAGYDITQIPAGGSGEAQVLLSSNPFDDMIRAIESFPSPVIAMLNGFAFGGGLEMAVACDIRIASDQAVFGMTPARLGIIYR